A DNA window from Acidimicrobiia bacterium contains the following coding sequences:
- a CDS encoding nucleotide sugar dehydrogenase has protein sequence MTVAVIGLGKIGLPLAVQFAGAGNEVVGMDTDPAVVVSVNSGDPSFPGEPGLRDGLRAAINAGVFAATVSADEAVAGATTVVVAVPLVIDDRQEPLFDQLDSATDAIGSAIHAGTLVSYETTLPVGTTRRLAADLAETSGLELGVDLFVCHSPERVSSGSVFADLRRYPKLVGGVDAASGARATAFFQSVLTFDTRSDLARPSGVWDLGSSEATELTKLMEVIYRDVNIALSNEFAVAAQRLDLDIERLIEAANSQPFSHLHSPGIAVGGHCVPVYPHLYLFGEPDARLPRAARAVNDAMPEYGARLLEEALGGLMERRVAVLGLAYRGGVKESAFSGTGPLVEALSARGANVAVHDPLYTSEEIRAAGFEPYALGERCDAAVVHTDHTQYAELGPADLPGIAALVDGRRLTDPENWPNVTWRAIGGGSHAPG, from the coding sequence GTCCAGTTCGCAGGCGCGGGCAACGAGGTGGTGGGCATGGACACTGATCCCGCCGTCGTCGTGTCCGTCAATTCTGGCGATCCATCCTTCCCCGGCGAACCCGGGCTGCGAGACGGTCTGAGAGCTGCGATCAATGCGGGTGTCTTTGCGGCAACGGTGTCAGCGGACGAGGCTGTCGCCGGAGCAACAACGGTCGTCGTGGCCGTCCCCCTCGTCATCGACGATCGTCAGGAGCCGCTCTTCGACCAGCTCGACAGCGCCACTGATGCAATCGGCTCCGCCATCCACGCGGGGACACTCGTCTCCTATGAGACGACACTTCCCGTGGGGACGACCCGACGTCTCGCAGCCGATCTCGCCGAGACGTCGGGCCTAGAGCTCGGAGTCGATCTCTTCGTGTGCCACAGTCCCGAGCGCGTCTCGAGTGGCAGTGTCTTCGCCGATCTGCGTCGTTATCCCAAGCTCGTCGGCGGAGTCGACGCCGCGAGCGGCGCGCGCGCGACAGCCTTCTTCCAATCTGTCCTCACTTTCGACACGAGGTCCGATCTTGCTCGGCCATCAGGGGTCTGGGATCTCGGTTCATCCGAGGCAACGGAGCTCACGAAGCTGATGGAGGTCATCTACCGCGACGTGAACATCGCTCTCTCCAACGAGTTCGCCGTCGCAGCGCAGCGCCTTGATCTGGACATCGAACGGCTCATCGAGGCAGCGAACTCGCAGCCCTTCAGTCATCTCCACTCGCCGGGAATCGCCGTGGGCGGCCATTGCGTCCCCGTCTATCCCCATCTCTACCTGTTCGGTGAGCCCGACGCCCGCCTTCCCCGAGCCGCCCGCGCCGTGAACGACGCGATGCCCGAGTACGGCGCCCGACTCCTCGAGGAGGCTCTGGGCGGCCTGATGGAGCGGCGCGTCGCGGTCCTCGGGCTCGCGTACCGGGGCGGTGTCAAGGAATCAGCCTTCTCCGGGACCGGACCACTCGTAGAGGCGCTCTCGGCTCGGGGCGCGAACGTCGCTGTGCACGATCCTCTCTACACGTCGGAAGAGATCCGCGCTGCCGGCTTCGAGCCCTACGCACTCGGCGAGCGATGCGACGCCGCCGTCGTTCACACCGATCACACTCAGTACGCCGAGCTGGGTCCAGCCGATCTCCCCGGAATCGCCGCCCTGGTGGACGGTCGCCGCCTGACGGACCCGGAGAACTGGCCGAACGTCACATGGCGAGCCATCGGAGGCGGCTCGCACGCTCCCGGTTAG